One stretch of Corallococcus soli DNA includes these proteins:
- a CDS encoding AgmX/PglI C-terminal domain-containing protein has protein sequence MAGYLLTGSSGSSQGAGAEPSTSAGELASLPSIAREPQAAPPLEGHPPPPSSSDQEARSSASSPAPTVPAVRPSLGERAGPHEEARPLVGAARPPSPPPPPPPAERRQSSVHTGSLPRESVRDVIRSLGPRVKGCFEKAAPRYPGPQKVTVAFTLQGQGLSGYIKDEEIVDSTIPDPWFQSCFLEVLHSATFSAPKDGTVRITYPFVYQQNRDGGT, from the coding sequence ATGGCCGGCTATCTCCTGACCGGGTCATCCGGATCTTCGCAGGGAGCCGGGGCCGAGCCCTCCACGTCCGCCGGGGAGTTGGCCTCCCTCCCTTCGATTGCGCGCGAGCCGCAGGCGGCTCCGCCTCTCGAAGGGCATCCGCCGCCGCCCTCATCCTCTGACCAGGAAGCCAGGTCCTCCGCATCGTCCCCGGCCCCCACGGTGCCCGCGGTCCGCCCCTCCCTGGGGGAGCGTGCCGGGCCCCATGAGGAAGCGCGGCCTCTCGTTGGGGCGGCTCGCCCTCCGTCACCGCCGCCGCCGCCTCCTCCAGCGGAGCGCCGGCAGTCTTCGGTCCACACAGGCTCGCTGCCTCGCGAGTCCGTGAGGGATGTCATCCGGTCCCTGGGGCCTCGGGTGAAAGGGTGCTTCGAGAAAGCGGCCCCGCGCTACCCCGGGCCTCAGAAGGTGACAGTCGCCTTCACTCTCCAGGGGCAGGGGTTGTCCGGATACATCAAGGATGAGGAGATCGTGGACTCCACCATTCCGGATCCCTGGTTCCAGTCCTGCTTTCTGGAGGTGCTTCATTCCGCCACCTTCTCGGCGCCGAAGGATGGGACGGTCCGCATCACCTATCCCTTTGTCTATCAGCAGAACCGGGACGGGGGGACCTGA